A region of the Flavobacteriaceae bacterium MAR_2010_188 genome:
TTACGGAAAAACAAATGATATACAAGGAGCTTTGATAGATTGTTACGAATGTAAAGCCCGAAAACCGCAATATACCCCTGATTCTTTACAAGTTTCTTTTCCTTATTTAGCAACATTGGCAGAGAAAGATTATAAGAAATTATGTGAAATTTTCCGGCCTGAACGTCCTTTAGAAAACTATTATGAATCAGTTAAAAGTAACTTACCTGTGTTGGTTCTATCAGGGGAGTTTGATCCTGGCATGCCGCCTTCCTTTGGACAAGCCACCATAGAATCTCTAACTAATTCTACATTTGTTGTAATTCCTAATGCATCTCATGCTGCTATGCACTACAATGAATGTTCTCTAAACATTGTAGAATCATTTTTAAAGAATCCTTTAGAAATACTCGATTTAGGTTGCATAGAAAATATTGATGAACTAGAATTTGCAACGGATAATCTTGAAGAAGAATTAAAAGAATTGATAGCTAAAGAAAATTAATCACTCAATATAAAGTTACGACAGGTCATCTCTATAACAATCTGAAGTATTGAAAGCTGGAAATGAAAACTATAATAAATAAAATATTTTTTATCTCGAGTAATTAGGTGCCTCCTTGGTTATAGTAACATCGTGCGGATGACTCTCATTGATACCGGAAGAGGTGATTTTTATAAATCTACCTGTTTCCTTTAATGTCGCCACATCTTTAGCCCCACAATATCCCATACCTGCCCTAAGACCACCTACAAACTGGTGAATGGATTCTACAAGTTCACCTTTATAAGGAACCCTACCTACAATACCTTCTGGTACCAACTTTTGGATATCATCTTCCACATCTTGAAAATAACGGTCCTTACTTCCTTGTTTCATAGCTTCAACAGAACCCATCCCACGGTAAGATTTAAACTTACGTCCTTCAAAAATTATGGTTTCACCTGGCGATTCTTTAGTTCCTGCAAGAAGAGAACCTAGCATAACGCAATCGGCTCCGGCTGCAAGGGCTTTAGGGATATCGCCTGTATAACGGATCCCACCGTCCGCAATAATGGGCACACCAGAACCTTTAATAGCTGTAGCAACATCAAGTACTGCAGAAAATTGTGGATATCCGACTCCAGCCACAACTCGCGTGGTACAAATGGAACCAGGTCCTATACCAACTTTAACAGCATCGGCACCCGCTTCGACCAAATATTTCGCAGCATCACCCGTAGCGATATTTCCTACGATCACATCTAAATCTGTAAATCTCGCTTTAATGGCTTTTAGTACCTTAACTACGCCGGCAGTATGTCCATGTGCGGTATCAATAATTACCGCATCCACTCCAGAGTTTACCAATGCTTCGGTTCTTTCCTCTACATCAGGCGTTACCCCTATCGCGGCCGCCACACGTAGTCGGCCATAAGTATCCTTATTGGCAATAGGTTTTTGGGTAAGTTTAGTGATATCTCTAAACGTAATAAGTCCAACGAGCTTATTGGAATCATCTACAATCAGTAATTTTTCAATTTTATTTTTCTGAAGAATAGATTCTGCATCCTTCAAAGAAGTCCCGACGTCGGCAGTGACGAGATTTTCCTTGGTCATGACCTCAACAATGGGGCGACTATCGTCATGTTCGAACCTAAGATCACGATTGGTAACAATTCCTTTTAGCTTTCCTTGATCATCAACAATAGGAATACCCCCGATGCTGTGTTCTTTCATATTGGACTTTGCATCTCTGACCACGGCATCCATCGGGAGAGTTACCGGGTCTAAAATCATTCCACTTTCGGCCCGTTTTACTCTTCTCACTTCATTTGCCTGTTGCGCAATAGTCATATTTTTATGAAGAACACCAATACCACCTTCTCGCGCAATAGCAATTGCCATAGCACTTTCCGTCACCGTGTCCATAGCAGCGGATACGATAGGTATGTTAATCGTTATGTTTCTAGTAAAGTTTGTTTGGGTATTTACGTCTCTTGGAAGAACTTCGGAGTAAGCTGGGACCAATAAAACGTCATCGTATGTTAATCCTTCCCCAAGAATCTTGTCGTGCTGTGTAGCCATTTTGCAATTAAGATTTAATTGCGTGCAAAGATACGATTTTATTGCTATACTATGTAGATGTCATATTTTAATTTGAAAGGTTACAAACCAATTTCTAGGTGCGGAGGGAATGATGCCCGGACCAGGATATCCAGTAGCTCTTCTGGTAAAATAAGAATTATCAAGAATGTTATTGATACCTGTTTCTAGTTTTAAACGTTTATAGGAATATGACAAAGACACGTCGAGAATATCGTAACTGGGAATCTCTCCAATTACACCACTAAGATTGGCGGCTTGGGAATTGGTGGCATCTGTAAATTGTTGGGAAAGATAGGTGTATTGAACATTTGCCATAAGATTTTTATATCCTAATCTCAAACCAGTTTTTATGTTTACATCTGGAACAAATTCTACCTGATTTCCTTCAACACCTTGTTGTTCAGATGCTGTATATTCTGAAGTAATAAATGAAGAGTTGATAAAATAATTCAAGTTGAAAGCATTATTCAAGTGTAAAATTTTCTTCAGATTGAAATCAAAAAGAGATTCAATTCCATATAATACTGCGTCACCTACGTTACCACGTTCGCTGATCACACGTCCGTCCGGAAGTCCTTTCTGCACAAATCCAATCCTTCCATTATAAAATAATCCGAAAAGACCGAAGTCATAGGAGATGGCATTTTGGAAATTACCCCTAAAGCCCAAGTCTGCGGTAAATCCTCTTTCGTCAGTAATATCTGGATTTATGGCAAATGCTGGATTATTAATATTGATATCCGAATAGGTTACCGAGCGGTAATTTTGAGAAATGTTGCCATAAACTTCAAAGGCAGTTGAAGGTTTGTAACTCAAGCCCAATCCCAAAAGCACAAAGGAGCGTTCAAAATCACGATTGTCTTCCACAGTCTCTTCAAAAATCACGTTTCCAGCGGCATCGGTATTGATTCGTTTATAAAAACCTTCACTTTGGGTTTTAATATATTCAAATCTGAAACCAGGTGTGATAGAAAATTTATCAGTTGCATACAGAATGTTCTCACCAAAAACGGCCACATTCAAATTGGGAAAATCGAAATTGGATTGACTTGGATAATTGGGAAACCTTTCGGATCGCAACTCAAAATCTGGTCCACTGCCATCGCTTCCTGGACCTTGTTGTTCGGAATTGTTAGCCCGATAGAATTTAGTTCCCAAAAGAAATGTGGAGGCTTTATCATAAAGATCATATTTACTCAATATTCGGGCTTCCAATCCATAATTTTTAAAATCGCCTTTAATCAAATCACGTTCAGTATCCGGATCAATTTGGTCTACGCGATTGGTTCTGAATCCCAAGGCGTAACGGGAGGCATTCAAACCAAAGGCATTAAAACTGAAATTGGTCTGTTCAGAAAATTTGTGGTCAAATTTAAAATGGTACAACAACCAATCCACCTGAAACCAATTTCTTGCCCTGTTACTTTGGTATGGGTCTTCTTCGAACATTTGGTCGGTCAATCCCCCACCCTGTTGTGCTAAATAACGCAAATACGTCAATTCTCCGGTAAGGGATGTTCTTTCGTTAAATTGATATCCTATGTGTGCGAAGGCATTTTTTGATTCAAATTCTGAATTAGGACGGAAACCATCACCTTTTTTATAATTGAAATAACTGTAATAACTCCATTTGTCTTTTGTGCCGCTAATACTCGTAAAGTTGGTGTACAGACCAAAACTTCCAATAGTATTTCTTGTAATGAGTTCAAATGATCTGTCAGTAGTTGGTTCTTTAGTCTTAAAGTTGATCAACCCGCCAAATTGGGTACCATACTGTAATGAAGCAGCCCCGCGGATGATTTGTATTTCCTTAAGACCTTCTGCTGCTGGCGTGTAATAACTCTCAGGGTATCCCAATACATCTGCACTGATGTCGTAACCATTTTGTCTGGTATTGAAATTGGCAGTTCGGTTTGGATCTAAGCCACGGCCACCAACATTGAGCTGTAATCCGGCATCATCATTCTGGTAAATGTTTAGTCCCGCTACCTGGCTGTATATTTGTCTCGCATTGTTAGTGGCCAAATTTGCCATTGATTGTTCCACTAAAACTACTTCTGTTTTTTTACCTGCAAAAATCGAAGTCCCCTCTACATCCGCTAAGCGCGATAGCTCAAAAATCTTGCTTTTTCTTGCGTAAATTTCGACTTCTGATAAGTTGATGCCCAATTCGTCTAAGGCTACATTCAATGAAGTCGATTGACCTACTTCAAGGGGAATTTCTTTCACCTCGAATTCGTACGAAAAAAAAACAATCGTAAATTTTACCTTGGAAGTCTGAAATTTATAAAATCCCAACTCATCTGTTTTTGCTAATAGGCCCGAAAGTTTGTCATATACTTCAACATTCGCAATTGGTTGTTGTGTTTGGGAATTAGTAACAATCCCTGATATAATGTTCTGTGAAATTGCAGAGACACTGATCAGCAAAACAAAAATTAGTCTACAATCCTTTAATCTTATCATTGAATGGTAATATCCAGTCTTTAGGCTGAAATGATTCTTTAAGTTTATATAAATCTACCGTGTTATCTATATACGGTCTGCTCAATCTGCCATTGAGTGCGACATAACTTTCGGCGAATACCTGAACATTTTTATGTCCTTGGCTTTTAAAATGGTCGCCTACATAATGTGCATACTCCAATATAAAATCAGGCTGAAAACCCATTTGCTTCTCTTGCAAGGTTGTCAGAAAATCGGAATTATCAACCAAAAAACCTTGTCCTGTTTCCTTGTCCACAACCTTTAAAGTAGTATAACCCATTTTTTCCATCAACATAACACGCCAGGAAAATCGGTACCCTTCTTCGGTCCAGAACAATTCGTTGGGATATAATAAATAGCGAAATGGAAAGCATAACTGAATGATAAAAAATAATGTGATAATGGGTAAAACTAATTTTGGAGCTTTATAGTTATATGTTTTTTCTTCAAATTTAAAAGAATTGAATTTTAAAGGTTTTAATATAAATCTGAAGAATTTTATGAGGCGTTCGTGCACATCGGAGTCAAAAAATATGAGTGCAGCCCCAATCATAACATAAGGAAACATACCAATCGGGAACAATACTCTTGTAAAAACATGAAAAAAGATTACTAATGCGAAAGCAAACCAACGGGTTCGTTTATAAAGCAGTAAAAACGGAATGCTCAGGTCATAGATCATACCCGACCAACTCATGGCAAAATGGAACCATTCCTGTTGCATAAAGGAATTACCGAGAAATGGCAAATCGTATTTGGAAGGCAGCCAAATTTTTAGGGGCATGGCTCTGAACAGCCAATCTGAATTTAATTTAGCAAGTCCGGCATACACATATACGATTCCTACCAATAGTTTAATACAATCAATTGTCCATTTGGGAATTGAAGAATATTTTTTCTTTTTAAGCAGATTATCTACCGAGAAATAAGCGTTTGCAGGTAAAAAAATCATCAAAAAGCTCAGCACACTTACAAAGTAATAATGATTGAGATAAGTGGTTTTATCCATGAGCTCAATGTAAGTAAAGCTCAAAAAGAAGGTGATTATGGCGATGCGATATTTCAGGCCAATTGCAACTAAAAATGCTGACATCGCACAGACGGCAAAAATAAGATATGTGTAATTTCCTATAGGCTTGACCCAATGGAAACCATAATAAGAAAAATGAAACTGGGGTTGAATATACAAGGATTCTATCCAACCATGTGCCCAAAAGCGCACTATGCTGATAAGCATCATAAAACCAAAACAAAACCGGAATACCGCCAAAGGTGCGGGATTTGTTTCCCTTTTAAGATATGTATTAAGGATGTAGTCCATGAAACCAAAAAAAGATTCCTTAAAGCATTTAAAGAATATTCCTTCTCAATTATTTATGTTGAAAATTAATCGCCATCTGCATCCACATAATCCACACTTATATTAAAAGCCTGAACCATATCTACTTTTAGGTAGACCAACGCCCGTTGAAGCGCATCATAAGCATCTGTCATTTTAGAATTATCAGTAATAATTTGCTGATAAAAATTGCTGTCTAAGTCTTGAATTGAACTCCTTGCAACGTTGAACTGATTGTTAATGGCCAAACTAACGCTCTGTCCATTACTACTGACATTTAAAAAATCTAAATAAGTTTTAAAACTGGCTCCAGTCTGTGATCCATTAAATGCTTTTCCATTAAATACATCCTGTACGGCATTCAAGGCCTCCAATGCAAGAAGTTTGGAAATTTCTTGATTATAAAAAGCTTCTACTTTTTCAGGTAATTGGGTTGTCGAAAATACGCCGGCTGGAATCCCGAACTTATTCGCACGCAATCCTTTTTCGTAATAAAATATAAAGTCATTTACAAATTTATTCAGGGAGCTTGTGGCTGTATTTTCGGCAGAAGCAACAAATTGGTCTCGATACCCTGTAGTCCAATCCGTAATGACCTGTTGTGTCAATCGATCCATTTGATCAACAACATTTGTCAAATAATCTTTATAACCTTGTGCATTGGCGTCTGTAGAATATTTAGTCAAGATGCCTGAATCATCAGGAGCAACACCATATAATAAATAATCCAATGCCGGGAAACCTTGAGCATCATGATAGTTAGATGAATTCAAATCATAAGTTCCCGAATTAACCCCAGCTTCTATATCAGAAATCGTTACAGGATAGATGTTCATGAAGAAATAATATTGATTCAACTCTTCAGCTTTACCAATATTAAACATTTCAACATGTTGCCATGCTTTATATGCAGTTAACCAACTAGTTCTGGCTGCGTTTAAATTGGATTGGGTCGGGTCAGTAGTAAAAGTTTGGGCCGACATTTTTAAGGCCGACATTTTTTGTCCAAAGTCCTGTAATTTTGGAATAATGATATTATCGGCCAAATTGACCAATAAATCCGAACGGCTGAAATCGTCTATCGTGCCTTCCGACTGATCATCAGCAGAACATGCCAAAATCAGCGCCAAGATGGATACTATAAATATTTTTTTGATCATTTTACTCCGTGTTTTTTTTATAAAAATTTCAAACATCCATAATTAATCGGCTGCCGCTTCAACTGTGAATCCAAACCTCGCGGCGATTTCTTCAGATATAATATCGAGTGTTTCTACAGATACATCCCAGAAGCCATTATCTTCCATCAATTCTGTTAAAAAGGAATTGACTTCTTCATGTGAAAAATAGGGGACATCAGTATTTGGTTTTCTTGTAAACTGAAGGCTATTGATAAATCCAAAACCTTCGGATAATTGATGAAAAGCACTTGCCATATCATTTTCTGCCAATCTGGATTTTCCAGCCTGTAAATAATGGACCGCTCTTACAGCAATCACTTTTGAAATATTTTCTCTGATAATTTGCACTTGTGCATCCCGAACTTCATAATTTTTTGCAACTATTGCGGCTCTCCCTAATTTAAAGGCATCATAAACCGCTGAGGCTGTACCAGTAAAATCTTCATCTTCATCTACTTGGTTCAAATAAGTATTTAAAAAGCTATCAGCACCTAAAACCGGTACGTCCGGATTATCTTCATTTCCATATAAGTATCCATAAGCTTCATCCCATTTATGCTCCATAGTGGTATAAGGCATTCCTTCTTCAACTACGTTATTATTGTTATTTTCAATGTTAGAACCTTCATCCAAAATAGAGGTGCTCAGGTAATTATTTAGCATTTGGTCTGCCATTAAACCACCTATCAATGTCTTTGCAAATGCTTGATTTAATTCCAGCCCTTTGGCGTTAACATATCTAATGGAACCTCCACCACTTTGTTGTAATTGACCCGCTGAACCAGGGATTGCGGTGATTTCCCAATTGACAAAAACCAAATTGGCTTGATATGTAATCCATCCATCCATCGTGCTTTTTATGCTATTGGATACAGTTGTATTGGCAGAAAAATAATCCTTTGAAGCTGCCACTTTACTTCGTATGCTCTTATCGGATGAATTTAAGTTAAGTTCAGAAAAATCATTCTCATTCTGAACGTGAGCAAACATATTTTGCAATTCTGTCGCAGATTTAGAGTTGTCCATTAACGCGACGTTCAATTCTTGGGCCATTTGAATTCTCGTGGTTTGTCCTTCAAAGTTTACTGTAGAACTACCGTTTCTAGTAAATTGGTAGGTTATTGGAGCTTCGACTTGATCGACCAAATTAATACTGTCGTCATCATTAGAGCAAGATGTTAGTATTGCTAAGATTAAGCATGAGGAGATTAAAACATTCTTCATCACTTATTATTTTTATTTAGATTAATTATAAATAGAGACGCAAAATTATAAATACTTCAGTAAAATCCAAGCCTATTTAGAATAATTATAAATTATTTTTTGATCTATTGTTAGTGATAGATGGAGAAGATTTTAGTAGCTTCATTATAAGCACTTTCAAAGCTTAAAGCATCCAGATTATTTCGCTTTTGGGTTGTGAAGTAAGACAATAATTTTTCGGTTGGCATATTTCCCGTTAGCTCATCCTTTGCCATGGGACAGCCACCAAAACCTTGGATGGCGCCGTCAAAACGGGTGCACCCTGCTTTATAGGCGGCATCAACCTTTTCAAACCAAGTTGTTGGTGTAGTATGCAAGTGTGCGCCAAATTCTATATTCGGATATTTCGGGATTAAATTTGAAAAGAGATAATCGATGCTTTCGGGTTCTGAACTTCCTATTGTATCACTTAAAGAAAGAATCTTTACCCCCATTTTATTCAACCTTTCGGTCCAATTGCCAACCACATCTACATTCCACGGATCTCCGTAAGGATTTCCAAACCCCATTGAAATATAGACTACGACTTCCTTATTCGATTTATCTGCCACTTCAAGAATCTCACCGAGTGTCAGTACTGATTGGGCAATTGTTTTATGCGTATTTCGCATTTGAAAGTTTTCGGAAATAGAAAAAGGATATCCTAAATAATCTATTTCTTTAAATTTTGAAGCTTCTTCCGCCCCTCTCGTATTAGCAACAATTGCTAATAATTTACTGCTGGTTTTTGAAAGGTCGAGTTTAGAAAGAACTTCTGCGGTATCTACCATTTGCGGAATTGCTTTCGGGGAAACAAAACTTCCAAAATCGATTGAATCAAAACCAATACGCAGCAAAGATTGAATGTATGCCACCTTTTTATCTGTAGGTATGAAGTTCTTAATGCCCTGCATGGCATCTCTAGGACATTCAATAATTTTAATGGCAGGCTTCATAGAGAATTTACTTGACCTCAAAAGTACTATTATTTTTTAACGGAATGAGGATTTGAGAGGGTCGGAAGCTCTCTTCAAAATAAATAAAAATCTATAATAATATGATTATCGCAATAGCGATAAAAACTACTATTTGTAACCACTTCAAAACCAAAGAAATCTTTTTATTCGTTTTAAGATATTCAGAAATATAACCTGAGAGCACCGCAATTAACCCGAAAATAATAAAAGAAACTAAAATAAAGATAAAGCCCAAAACATAGAATTGCGTTACGGTACTAATGGTTTTACTGTAAAGAAATCCAGGGAAGAGAGCCAGAAAAAAAATGGAAACTTTTGGATTAATCACGTTCATCACAAAACCTTGTTTAAACAAACTCCATTTGCTCTTTTTATTCACTGAAGTATTATTCATTAAATCGGCCGGCGGTTCACGATAAACGCGGTAAGCTAGATACAATAAGTAAAGCGCACCAAGAATTCTAAGAATAAGGAAAAGGGTTTCATTTTCTCGGATAATAAGAGATACCCCGTAAGCAATCAAAGTAGTGTGGACCAAGCATCCGGTCATGAGGCCCGCAACAGTTGCCAGACCGTAGCTTACACCATTCACTAAGCTCTGCATCAATACATAGATATTGTCTGGCCCCGGTGAAATTGCTAAAGCCGCTACCGCGAATGCAAATGATATAAGGATTTCAGTATTCAAGTATAAGTGTGTTTCTGTAAGCTTAACTCCTT
Encoded here:
- a CDS encoding Threonine/homoserine/homoserine lactone efflux protein — protein: MNTEILISFAFAVAALAISPGPDNIYVLMQSLVNGVSYGLATVAGLMTGCLVHTTLIAYGVSLIIRENETLFLILRILGALYLLYLAYRVYREPPADLMNNTSVNKKSKWSLFKQGFVMNVINPKVSIFFLALFPGFLYSKTISTVTQFYVLGFIFILVSFIIFGLIAVLSGYISEYLKTNKKISLVLKWLQIVVFIAIAIIILL
- a CDS encoding hydroxymethylglutaryl-CoA lyase, which encodes MKPAIKIIECPRDAMQGIKNFIPTDKKVAYIQSLLRIGFDSIDFGSFVSPKAIPQMVDTAEVLSKLDLSKTSSKLLAIVANTRGAEEASKFKEIDYLGYPFSISENFQMRNTHKTIAQSVLTLGEILEVADKSNKEVVVYISMGFGNPYGDPWNVDVVGNWTERLNKMGVKILSLSDTIGSSEPESIDYLFSNLIPKYPNIEFGAHLHTTPTTWFEKVDAAYKAGCTRFDGAIQGFGGCPMAKDELTGNMPTEKLLSYFTTQKRNNLDALSFESAYNEATKIFSIYH
- a CDS encoding Fe(3+) dicitrate transport protein, which encodes MIRLKDCRLIFVLLISVSAISQNIISGIVTNSQTQQPIANVEVYDKLSGLLAKTDELGFYKFQTSKVKFTIVFFSYEFEVKEIPLEVGQSTSLNVALDELGINLSEVEIYARKSKIFELSRLADVEGTSIFAGKKTEVVLVEQSMANLATNNARQIYSQVAGLNIYQNDDAGLQLNVGGRGLDPNRTANFNTRQNGYDISADVLGYPESYYTPAAEGLKEIQIIRGAASLQYGTQFGGLINFKTKEPTTDRSFELITRNTIGSFGLYTNFTSISGTKDKWSYYSYFNYKKGDGFRPNSEFESKNAFAHIGYQFNERTSLTGELTYLRYLAQQGGGLTDQMFEEDPYQSNRARNWFQVDWLLYHFKFDHKFSEQTNFSFNAFGLNASRYALGFRTNRVDQIDPDTERDLIKGDFKNYGLEARILSKYDLYDKASTFLLGTKFYRANNSEQQGPGSDGSGPDFELRSERFPNYPSQSNFDFPNLNVAVFGENILYATDKFSITPGFRFEYIKTQSEGFYKRINTDAAGNVIFEETVEDNRDFERSFVLLGLGLSYKPSTAFEVYGNISQNYRSVTYSDININNPAFAINPDITDERGFTADLGFRGNFQNAISYDFGLFGLFYNGRIGFVQKGLPDGRVISERGNVGDAVLYGIESLFDFNLKKILHLNNAFNLNYFINSSFITSEYTASEQQGVEGNQVEFVPDVNIKTGLRLGYKNLMANVQYTYLSQQFTDATNSQAANLSGVIGEIPSYDILDVSLSYSYKRLKLETGINNILDNSYFTRRATGYPGPGIIPSAPRNWFVTFQIKI
- a CDS encoding Vitamin K-dependent gamma-carboxylase, with translation MDYILNTYLKRETNPAPLAVFRFCFGFMMLISIVRFWAHGWIESLYIQPQFHFSYYGFHWVKPIGNYTYLIFAVCAMSAFLVAIGLKYRIAIITFFLSFTYIELMDKTTYLNHYYFVSVLSFLMIFLPANAYFSVDNLLKKKKYSSIPKWTIDCIKLLVGIVYVYAGLAKLNSDWLFRAMPLKIWLPSKYDLPFLGNSFMQQEWFHFAMSWSGMIYDLSIPFLLLYKRTRWFAFALVIFFHVFTRVLFPIGMFPYVMIGAALIFFDSDVHERLIKFFRFILKPLKFNSFKFEEKTYNYKAPKLVLPIITLFFIIQLCFPFRYLLYPNELFWTEEGYRFSWRVMLMEKMGYTTLKVVDKETGQGFLVDNSDFLTTLQEKQMGFQPDFILEYAHYVGDHFKSQGHKNVQVFAESYVALNGRLSRPYIDNTVDLYKLKESFQPKDWILPFNDKIKGL
- a CDS encoding Imelysin, which gives rise to MIKKIFIVSILALILACSADDQSEGTIDDFSRSDLLVNLADNIIIPKLQDFGQKMSALKMSAQTFTTDPTQSNLNAARTSWLTAYKAWQHVEMFNIGKAEELNQYYFFMNIYPVTISDIEAGVNSGTYDLNSSNYHDAQGFPALDYLLYGVAPDDSGILTKYSTDANAQGYKDYLTNVVDQMDRLTQQVITDWTTGYRDQFVASAENTATSSLNKFVNDFIFYYEKGLRANKFGIPAGVFSTTQLPEKVEAFYNQEISKLLALEALNAVQDVFNGKAFNGSQTGASFKTYLDFLNVSSNGQSVSLAINNQFNVARSSIQDLDSNFYQQIITDNSKMTDAYDALQRALVYLKVDMVQAFNISVDYVDADGD
- a CDS encoding IMP dehydrogenase; this translates as MATQHDKILGEGLTYDDVLLVPAYSEVLPRDVNTQTNFTRNITINIPIVSAAMDTVTESAMAIAIAREGGIGVLHKNMTIAQQANEVRRVKRAESGMILDPVTLPMDAVVRDAKSNMKEHSIGGIPIVDDQGKLKGIVTNRDLRFEHDDSRPIVEVMTKENLVTADVGTSLKDAESILQKNKIEKLLIVDDSNKLVGLITFRDITKLTQKPIANKDTYGRLRVAAAIGVTPDVEERTEALVNSGVDAVIIDTAHGHTAGVVKVLKAIKARFTDLDVIVGNIATGDAAKYLVEAGADAVKVGIGPGSICTTRVVAGVGYPQFSAVLDVATAIKGSGVPIIADGGIRYTGDIPKALAAGADCVMLGSLLAGTKESPGETIIFEGRKFKSYRGMGSVEAMKQGSKDRYFQDVEDDIQKLVPEGIVGRVPYKGELVESIHQFVGGLRAGMGYCGAKDVATLKETGRFIKITSSGINESHPHDVTITKEAPNYSR